The Nitrospirota bacterium genome contains a region encoding:
- a CDS encoding D-aminoacylase gives MFDYLITNGLLVDGSGAEPRSAAVGIKGDRIASIGSGDADARTVIDAQGAVVAPGFIDTHAHSEFTLLADGRAEGKISQGVTTEINGNCGLSAAPLYGAALERRTADLEEVGIKERWSTFREYFVLLEQRGIALNFATLCGHGTIRASVMGYRDEAPDERALAAMKRLLSEAVRDGAKGLSTGLIYPPGVYAGTEELIELSRTVAGHGIYASHMRSEGDRLVESIDEVIRIGSEAGIRVHISHVKTSGERNWGKIGAAIRRMEEARGRGLALTCDRYPYIAASTDLDTVLPAWVYEGGVEEELKRLADPGTAARIKAELSGKDDAYWKSVFVSSTVRPEHRWMEGESLFAVAAKRGMPVVDALFSILIEERVRTGAIFFSMNEDNLKRFLSLPYTMIGSDSSVRSLSGPTRIGMPHPRGFGSFPRFLGKYVRDEGVMGLPEAIRRITALPAATFGLSERGLVKEGYYADLAVFDYHSMKDTATFGSPYQLPEGVIHVFVNGEPVVHEGRMTGARPGRVLS, from the coding sequence ATGTTCGACTATCTCATAACGAACGGTCTGCTCGTCGACGGCAGCGGCGCCGAGCCGCGGAGCGCCGCAGTCGGCATCAAGGGTGACCGCATCGCCTCTATCGGCAGCGGTGACGCCGATGCCCGCACGGTCATCGATGCGCAGGGCGCGGTGGTCGCCCCGGGGTTCATCGATACGCATGCGCATTCCGAATTCACCCTTCTCGCCGACGGCAGGGCAGAGGGAAAGATCAGCCAGGGAGTCACGACCGAGATCAACGGCAACTGCGGTCTTTCCGCGGCCCCGCTCTACGGAGCGGCCCTCGAGCGGAGGACCGCCGACCTCGAGGAGGTCGGCATCAAAGAGCGGTGGTCGACCTTTCGCGAATATTTCGTATTGTTAGAACAGAGGGGCATTGCGCTGAACTTCGCCACCCTCTGCGGCCACGGCACTATCAGGGCGTCGGTCATGGGCTACCGTGATGAAGCCCCCGACGAACGTGCTCTGGCCGCTATGAAAAGACTCCTTTCGGAAGCGGTGCGTGACGGCGCAAAGGGGCTCTCGACGGGGCTCATCTATCCCCCGGGCGTCTATGCAGGCACGGAAGAGCTGATCGAGCTCTCCCGGACGGTTGCAGGGCACGGCATTTATGCGTCGCATATGAGGAGCGAGGGAGACCGGCTCGTCGAGTCGATCGACGAGGTGATCCGCATCGGGAGCGAGGCAGGCATCCGGGTGCACATTTCCCATGTGAAGACCTCGGGTGAGCGGAACTGGGGCAAGATCGGCGCTGCTATCCGGCGCATGGAAGAGGCGAGGGGGAGAGGGCTCGCGCTCACCTGCGACCGGTATCCCTATATCGCCGCGAGCACGGATCTCGACACGGTGCTGCCGGCCTGGGTATACGAGGGCGGCGTCGAAGAAGAGCTGAAACGATTGGCCGATCCCGGGACCGCCGCACGGATAAAAGCGGAGCTGAGCGGCAAGGATGACGCCTATTGGAAAAGCGTCTTCGTCTCGTCAACGGTGAGGCCCGAACATCGCTGGATGGAGGGCGAGAGCCTTTTCGCGGTCGCCGCCAAAAGGGGTATGCCCGTGGTCGATGCGCTCTTCTCGATACTCATCGAGGAGCGGGTACGGACAGGGGCTATCTTCTTCTCGATGAACGAAGACAATCTGAAGCGTTTCCTCTCCCTGCCCTATACCATGATAGGTTCCGACAGCTCGGTGCGCAGTCTCTCGGGGCCTACCCGCATCGGCATGCCCCATCCGCGCGGCTTCGGCAGCTTCCCGCGGTTCCTCGGGAAGTATGTGAGGGACGAGGGGGTCATGGGGCTGCCCGAAGCGATCAGGAGGATCACCGCGCTCCCGGCAGCGACCTTCGGCCTGAGTGAGCGGGGTCTCGTCAAGGAGGGATATTATGCCGACCTCGCCGTATTCGATTATCACAGCATGAAAGATACGGCAACCTTCGGCAGTCCTTACCAGCTTCCGGAGGGAGTTATCCATGTCTTCGTCAATGGCGAGCCGGTGGTGCACGAGGGCCGCATGACCGGGGCCCGGCCGGGAAGGGTGCTTTCGTGA
- a CDS encoding gamma-glutamyl-gamma-aminobutyrate hydrolase family protein (Members of this family of hydrolases with an active site Cys residue belong to MEROPS family C26.), which yields MRPVIGITAGIDDELYSLRRNYCTAVEKAGGLPVILVPSPQTPPLLAAIVDGLLIPGGDDLAPEWYGETLSVPPECLKEAPRERSEFEIALLHEMVRRGKPVLGICYGMQLINVAFGGTLYQDIALQEERAYRHQRTLHRILIASPFGGIASGEEFAVNSYHHQAVKDIGDGLEVFALSADGLIEGFYKKEHPFLVGVQWHPERGNEGLPPALPGEEGLLLKAGSCDKLLVALFDGFIRNCQKEGECPPTGSRSSHCSPSS from the coding sequence GTGAGGCCGGTGATCGGCATAACCGCCGGCATCGATGACGAGCTCTACTCGCTGCGGCGGAACTACTGCACGGCGGTCGAGAAGGCGGGCGGGCTCCCGGTCATCCTGGTCCCCTCTCCTCAGACTCCTCCGCTGCTGGCCGCTATCGTCGACGGCCTGCTCATCCCCGGAGGGGACGATCTTGCGCCTGAATGGTACGGCGAGACGCTCTCGGTCCCGCCGGAGTGCCTGAAGGAGGCGCCGCGGGAGCGGAGCGAATTCGAGATCGCCCTCCTCCACGAAATGGTGCGGAGGGGCAAGCCGGTGCTGGGCATCTGCTACGGCATGCAGCTCATCAATGTCGCCTTCGGCGGAACGCTCTACCAGGACATCGCCCTCCAGGAAGAGCGCGCGTATCGCCACCAGCGGACGCTCCACCGGATACTTATCGCCAGCCCCTTCGGCGGAATCGCTTCCGGCGAAGAGTTTGCCGTCAACTCCTATCATCACCAGGCGGTGAAAGATATCGGTGACGGGCTGGAGGTGTTCGCCCTCTCGGCTGACGGGCTGATCGAAGGCTTTTATAAAAAAGAGCACCCCTTTCTGGTGGGCGTCCAGTGGCATCCCGAGCGCGGCAATGAGGGGCTTCCTCCCGCTCTTCCCGGCGAGGAGGGCCTTTTGTTAAAGGCCGGGAGTTGTGATAAGCTTTTAGTAGCGCTATTCGACGGGTTCATACGAAACTGCCAGAAGGAAGGGGAATGTCCACCAACCGGTTCACGTTCATCACACTGCTCGCCCTCGTCCTGA
- a CDS encoding AI-2E family transporter, which translates to MSTNRFTFITLLALVLILGYLSYLILAPFLAPILWAIVLAIVFYPVYLYLLRSIRWKSLAALIVLLVILLIIIGPVSYITYLLVAEVQALTSRIDTGTLGSTEVILRHPVVRYVIDRVATVFGAPLSEAELRKAVNDTLAALGKRFVDVIPGGLGSIAGVVMDFVFMSFAIFFFIRDGADFLHKGRNFMPFSEEQKNRLAAQIRDIVVSTIYGGVVVAIVQGLIAGIAYAALGTHSPALWGFTTAIASFIPLLGTFAVWGAITLFFFIQGSIVKGFILLLIGVFGISMVDNVLRPILIGARMHMPVLVIFFAVLGGIQLFGLIGLILGPLVLALFFSVIGIFRNLEGGYHA; encoded by the coding sequence ATGTCCACCAACCGGTTCACGTTCATCACACTGCTCGCCCTCGTCCTGATCCTGGGATATCTCAGCTATCTGATCCTTGCGCCGTTCCTCGCTCCGATCCTCTGGGCCATCGTTCTCGCGATAGTCTTTTATCCGGTGTATCTCTATCTGCTCCGCTCTATCAGGTGGAAGTCCCTCGCCGCGCTCATCGTGCTGCTCGTCATTCTCCTTATCATAATAGGTCCCGTCTCGTACATCACCTATCTGCTGGTGGCCGAGGTCCAGGCCCTGACGAGCCGCATCGATACCGGGACCCTGGGATCGACAGAGGTCATCCTCCGCCACCCGGTGGTCCGCTACGTGATCGACAGGGTTGCGACGGTCTTCGGCGCCCCGCTCTCGGAAGCGGAGCTGAGGAAGGCGGTCAACGATACTCTTGCGGCGCTGGGCAAGAGGTTCGTCGATGTCATTCCCGGCGGCCTGGGGAGCATCGCCGGGGTAGTGATGGACTTCGTCTTCATGTCCTTTGCCATCTTCTTTTTCATCAGGGACGGCGCCGACTTCTTGCACAAAGGGCGCAACTTCATGCCCTTTTCGGAAGAGCAGAAGAACAGGCTCGCCGCACAGATCAGGGATATCGTGGTCTCGACCATTTACGGCGGCGTCGTCGTGGCCATCGTGCAGGGGCTCATCGCCGGCATCGCCTATGCGGCGCTCGGGACGCACTCCCCGGCCCTGTGGGGATTCACTACCGCCATCGCCTCGTTCATTCCGCTCCTCGGCACCTTTGCCGTATGGGGGGCCATCACCCTCTTCTTTTTCATTCAGGGCTCGATCGTGAAAGGATTCATTCTTCTGCTCATCGGCGTTTTCGGCATAAGCATGGTGGACAACGTCCTGCGGCCCATTCTCATCGGCGCGCGCATGCATATGCCGGTGCTCGTCATCTTCTTCGCCGTTCTGGGAGGGATTCAGCTCTTCGGGCTCATCGGGCTTATCCTGGGGCCGCTGGTACTGGCGCTGTTTTTCTCGGTCATCGGAATTTTCAGAAACCTGGAAGGAGGGTATCATGCTTGA
- a CDS encoding methyl-accepting chemotaxis protein: protein MRLLSQLKVKHRLSILVAIALTGAVVIAAASLTTLRNRMIEEKSLKTKHIVETAYGVLQHFHDLAKQGRLPDEDARKAALAAVKDLRYDGKEYFWINDMGPTMIMHPYKPELDGKDMSDFKDPEGTRLFVEFVAVVKKEGAGFVRYLWPKPNFKDPVAKISYVKGFEPWGWVIGSGIYIDDVNAAFMRDAMKLAGIIIVCMALMILASRLVVRSITRPLSDIVDKVEQVAAGNLRTSLDIRNSDEIGVLAQSVNKMIRSLNTVITAILNAANTVVTTVDALRLRADRTAEGSKEQSAQAAQIATAAEEMSQTITDIAKNASIASEMSGEAMTTAESGKGVADGAVATVNKVYTSTIELASMVEKLNNRAGEIGDIVTVITDIADQTNLLALNAAIEAARAGEQGRGFAVVADEVRKLAERTIKATAEISEKIHAVQAESSQTARSMSEASGDVTKATEYIRQVGGSLNHIVDSVQRVRDQITQIATAVDEQSAASEEVAHNIEKTSSVAKEMEQMSNEVMHSVADLLTIAEGLRKTVSGFVTDKE from the coding sequence ATGAGGCTCTTGAGTCAGCTGAAAGTAAAGCACCGCTTGAGTATCCTTGTCGCCATCGCGCTGACAGGAGCAGTGGTGATCGCCGCCGCATCCCTCACAACGCTGAGAAACAGAATGATCGAAGAGAAGTCCCTCAAGACAAAGCATATCGTCGAAACGGCCTACGGAGTGCTCCAGCACTTTCACGACCTTGCCAAGCAGGGGAGGCTCCCCGACGAGGACGCGCGGAAGGCGGCCCTGGCCGCCGTGAAGGACCTGCGCTATGACGGGAAGGAGTATTTCTGGATCAACGATATGGGTCCGACGATGATCATGCATCCTTACAAGCCCGAGCTGGACGGCAAGGACATGTCGGATTTCAAGGACCCCGAAGGCACGCGGCTCTTCGTCGAGTTCGTGGCGGTGGTGAAAAAAGAGGGAGCAGGATTTGTCCGCTATCTCTGGCCGAAGCCGAACTTCAAGGACCCCGTCGCCAAGATATCCTATGTGAAGGGATTCGAGCCCTGGGGATGGGTCATCGGCTCGGGCATCTATATCGACGATGTCAACGCGGCCTTTATGCGTGATGCAATGAAACTCGCCGGTATCATCATCGTCTGCATGGCGCTCATGATACTAGCCAGCCGGCTCGTGGTGCGGAGCATTACCCGGCCGCTGTCGGATATCGTGGACAAGGTAGAACAGGTGGCGGCAGGCAACTTAAGGACCTCCCTGGATATCCGGAACAGCGACGAGATAGGAGTGCTCGCCCAGAGCGTCAACAAGATGATCCGGTCGCTCAACACGGTCATCACTGCTATTCTCAATGCCGCGAACACCGTGGTGACCACCGTCGATGCCTTGCGGCTGCGGGCCGACAGGACGGCAGAAGGCTCGAAGGAGCAGTCCGCTCAGGCGGCGCAGATCGCTACCGCTGCAGAAGAGATGAGCCAGACCATCACCGACATCGCGAAGAACGCATCCATCGCCTCCGAAATGTCCGGCGAGGCCATGACCACGGCGGAGAGCGGCAAGGGAGTGGCCGACGGAGCGGTGGCGACCGTCAACAAAGTATATACGTCAACGATAGAGCTGGCGTCGATGGTCGAGAAGCTCAATAACCGGGCCGGAGAGATCGGCGATATTGTCACGGTCATCACCGACATCGCGGACCAGACCAACCTCCTCGCACTGAACGCCGCCATCGAGGCGGCGCGGGCGGGAGAGCAGGGGAGAGGATTTGCGGTGGTCGCCGACGAGGTGCGTAAGCTTGCAGAGCGCACCATCAAGGCGACTGCCGAAATATCGGAGAAGATCCACGCCGTGCAGGCGGAATCGTCGCAGACGGCCCGGTCGATGTCCGAGGCCTCGGGAGACGTGACCAAGGCGACCGAGTACATCCGGCAGGTCGGCGGCTCGTTGAACCATATTGTCGATTCGGTGCAGCGGGTCCGCGACCAGATCACCCAGATCGCCACCGCCGTCGATGAGCAGTCGGCGGCGTCGGAAGAGGTCGCGCATAATATAGAAAAAACCTCGTCCGTCGCAAAGGAGATGGAGCAGATGTCGAACGAGGTAATGCATTCGGTAGCCGATCTCCTGACGATCGCCGAGGGCCTCCGGAAAACGGTAAGCGGATTCGTTACCGACAAGGAGTAG
- a CDS encoding ABC transporter substrate-binding protein encodes MATLCRHLFIACILLPVIAALFSCSPSPRLDDYAYYRLNFNPTTLDPALIVDVQGASLAAKLFNGLVRLNEDLSVAPDIAERWELSKDGRSYRFFIRKGVAFANGREVRAEDFKYSFERILDPRTKSPNTWVLEKVRGAKAFMDRKADTVAGFRVRDAYTFEITLERPFAPFLGMLTMSAAYVVPREEVERWGSDFSSHVMGTGPFVLERWLPNREVVLQRNERYFDRPAKVKGIVCKIIPEDLTAITEFELGSLDVLSLPGSAYGRFRADERWSSHIIALQGVNTYYLGLNTAKPPFDNKRLRKAVAAAIDRNKILETFFEKRGRPAAGPVPDLLRKWSLSPEGVHPYDPAAARAVIEQEGRAGVRVTMYITADQEVVDLAEIVQSYLLAAGISVQIRQLEWSAYKEAINRGEPHLFWLSWWADYPDAENFLFPLFHSSNLGSAGNRTRYVNKTVDALIEKGQYSFDERERSRYYREAESMIVEDAPWVPFWHRNDILVKQPWVEGLEVYPITSMDKGTEIALRR; translated from the coding sequence GTGGCTACATTGTGCAGGCACCTGTTTATTGCATGTATTCTCCTGCCCGTCATCGCGGCGCTTTTTTCCTGTTCTCCCTCTCCGCGGCTCGATGACTACGCGTATTACCGCCTGAATTTCAATCCCACCACCCTCGATCCCGCGCTGATCGTCGATGTGCAGGGCGCCTCTCTCGCGGCGAAGCTCTTCAACGGGCTGGTCAGATTGAACGAAGACCTTTCGGTTGCGCCCGACATCGCCGAACGCTGGGAACTCTCGAAGGACGGCAGGAGCTACCGCTTCTTCATCAGGAAGGGGGTAGCCTTCGCCAACGGACGGGAGGTCCGGGCCGAAGATTTCAAGTACTCCTTCGAGCGGATCCTCGACCCGCGGACGAAGTCTCCGAATACCTGGGTGCTCGAAAAGGTCAGAGGGGCGAAAGCGTTCATGGACCGTAAGGCGGATACGGTAGCGGGATTCAGGGTGCGTGATGCGTATACTTTCGAAATAACGCTCGAGCGGCCTTTCGCCCCCTTTCTCGGCATGCTCACCATGAGCGCCGCCTACGTAGTGCCGAGGGAGGAGGTGGAGCGATGGGGCTCCGATTTTTCGAGCCATGTCATGGGCACCGGCCCTTTTGTGCTGGAACGGTGGCTGCCCAACCGCGAGGTCGTGCTCCAGAGGAACGAGCGGTACTTCGACCGGCCGGCAAAGGTGAAGGGCATTGTCTGCAAGATCATTCCCGAAGATCTGACGGCGATCACCGAATTCGAGCTCGGCTCGCTCGACGTGCTCTCTCTCCCCGGCTCGGCGTATGGGAGGTTCAGGGCCGATGAGCGGTGGAGCAGTCATATCATCGCTCTCCAGGGTGTCAATACCTACTACCTGGGCCTCAACACAGCGAAGCCGCCCTTCGATAACAAGAGGCTCAGGAAAGCGGTTGCCGCCGCCATAGACAGGAACAAGATCCTCGAAACGTTTTTCGAGAAGCGAGGACGGCCCGCTGCAGGCCCGGTCCCCGATCTCCTCAGGAAGTGGAGCCTTTCTCCGGAGGGCGTTCATCCCTACGATCCGGCAGCGGCCCGTGCGGTCATCGAGCAGGAAGGCCGGGCAGGAGTCCGCGTGACCATGTATATTACCGCCGACCAGGAGGTCGTGGACCTTGCCGAGATCGTTCAGTCCTATCTGCTCGCCGCGGGCATCAGTGTGCAGATAAGGCAGCTCGAATGGAGCGCCTATAAAGAGGCGATCAACAGGGGTGAACCGCACCTCTTCTGGCTCAGCTGGTGGGCCGATTACCCCGACGCCGAAAACTTTCTCTTCCCGCTGTTCCACTCCTCGAATCTCGGGTCGGCAGGGAACAGGACGAGATATGTCAATAAGACCGTCGATGCGCTGATCGAGAAGGGGCAGTACTCGTTCGACGAGAGGGAGCGGAGCAGGTACTACCGGGAGGCCGAGTCGATGATTGTCGAGGACGCGCCGTGGGTGCCGTTCTGGCACCGGAACGATATCCTCGTCAAGCAGCCCTGGGTCGAGGGGCTCGAGGTCTACCCGATCACCAGTATGGACAAAGGGACGGAGATCGCGCTGAGGAGGTAA
- a CDS encoding restriction endonuclease: MAATTIIKASGRPEAFDLQKLIDSLIRSGASPDTAGKIAGEIEARITPGMHTRKIYGLAKRLLRQYSSPSSMRYSLKRAIASLGPSGYPFEKYFARVLAAHGYRTEVSRIIEGYCVAHEVDVVAAKGDEIAFIECKYHNNGGKPTDVKVALYVHSRFADIKKAHELRHGENGMVRKGWLATNTRCTTDAIKYAECVGLKIVSWRYPASGSLERMIEEQRLYPINVIPAVRQDALASLFHQDIILAQEVADMDEQSFVVKSGLDPRTARLIKKQADELCPCF; encoded by the coding sequence ATGGCGGCGACGACGATCATCAAGGCTTCGGGAAGACCGGAAGCGTTCGACCTGCAGAAGCTCATCGACTCCCTGATCCGCTCCGGGGCTTCCCCTGACACGGCGGGGAAGATCGCCGGCGAGATAGAGGCACGGATCACTCCCGGGATGCACACCAGAAAGATATACGGCCTCGCCAAACGCCTTTTGCGGCAGTACAGCAGCCCCTCGAGCATGCGCTATTCCCTCAAACGGGCGATCGCCTCGCTCGGGCCTTCGGGCTATCCCTTCGAGAAGTACTTCGCCCGCGTGCTTGCGGCGCACGGCTACCGCACCGAGGTGAGCCGTATTATCGAGGGCTATTGCGTGGCCCACGAGGTCGACGTGGTGGCGGCGAAGGGAGACGAGATCGCCTTCATCGAGTGCAAGTATCACAACAACGGCGGAAAGCCGACAGACGTCAAGGTGGCCCTCTATGTCCATTCGCGCTTCGCCGACATCAAGAAGGCCCATGAGCTGCGGCACGGGGAGAACGGCATGGTCCGCAAGGGATGGCTCGCGACCAATACCCGCTGCACGACCGATGCGATAAAGTACGCCGAGTGCGTCGGGCTGAAGATCGTGAGCTGGAGATACCCTGCATCGGGAAGCCTGGAGCGGATGATCGAGGAGCAGCGGCTCTACCCTATCAATGTCATCCCTGCGGTGAGGCAGGATGCGCTGGCGTCCCTGTTCCACCAGGATATCATTCTCGCCCAGGAGGTCGCGGACATGGACGAGCAGTCGTTCGTGGTGAAGAGCGGTCTCGATCCCCGCACCGCCCGCCTGATCAAGAAGCAGGCCGACGAGCTCTGCCCCTGCTTTTAG
- a CDS encoding EAL domain-containing protein yields the protein MKNFFRGTDMRKPTEEQQGREQECLERLAAMGERVAALETTIDELKRAGEAVREGEHYYRLLVELAQDVIFVIGRDGLIKYVNEYASRFFGYAKEGLVGRPLRDLFPLEAREFQSIDLQQVFESGESVSVEDGFSYRNRDVYIETKLVPVRDPAGTVEAILGFARDITERMKMKEAIRRQASYDFLTGLPNRMLFMDHLNLALAQAQLDTQQLAALFLDLDRFKNINDSLGYAAGDQVLKDVAGRLRAHLRDRDIFARIGGDEFIILLRDISHVDEVSRIAEHIIEAFQSPFSVNGQEFHLTMSIGISMYPYDSEYAETLLKNADIAMYHAKAQGRNNYQFYNPVIDIRALERMILENSLRQTLKRGELAVYYQPQVDIASRQIVCAEALVRWKHPEAGLLNPMQFIPLAEETGFIIPMDEWVLRTACSQTKAWHEAGYPPIVVTVNLSARQFQQPNLVEMVSRVLKETGLSPESLELEITESIAMQNIELTIPSLSRLNEMGVRLSIDDFGTGYSSLSYLKKLPIQKIKIDKSFISGLSNDPDYKAIVNAVIAMGRKLRLNVVAEGVETGEQLSFLHSSFCDEIQGYLFSRPVPAEEFEELMQLHR from the coding sequence ATGAAGAACTTTTTCCGGGGGACCGATATGCGGAAGCCGACAGAAGAGCAGCAGGGACGGGAACAGGAATGCCTGGAGAGGCTTGCGGCCATGGGCGAGCGTGTCGCTGCGCTCGAGACCACGATCGATGAGCTCAAGAGGGCTGGGGAAGCGGTCAGGGAGGGTGAGCACTATTACCGCCTCCTCGTCGAGCTCGCGCAGGATGTCATCTTCGTCATCGGCAGGGACGGCCTGATCAAGTACGTCAACGAGTATGCCTCGCGGTTCTTCGGCTATGCCAAAGAGGGGCTGGTCGGCAGACCCCTGCGGGACCTCTTCCCGCTCGAAGCCCGGGAGTTCCAGAGTATCGATCTCCAGCAGGTCTTCGAGAGCGGCGAATCCGTCTCGGTCGAAGACGGCTTCTCCTACCGCAACAGGGATGTCTATATCGAGACCAAGCTGGTGCCGGTAAGGGACCCTGCCGGCACGGTGGAGGCGATCCTCGGGTTTGCCCGCGATATCACCGAGCGCATGAAGATGAAAGAGGCGATCAGGCGCCAGGCCTCGTACGATTTTCTCACGGGGCTGCCGAACCGGATGCTCTTCATGGACCACCTCAATCTCGCCCTTGCCCAGGCGCAGCTCGATACCCAGCAGCTGGCCGCGCTCTTTCTCGACCTCGACCGGTTCAAGAATATCAACGACTCGCTCGGGTATGCCGCAGGGGACCAGGTGCTGAAGGATGTCGCCGGCAGGCTCAGGGCCCACCTCCGGGACAGGGACATCTTCGCCCGCATCGGCGGCGACGAGTTCATCATTCTCCTCCGCGACATCTCCCACGTTGATGAGGTCTCCCGCATAGCGGAGCATATCATCGAGGCCTTCCAGAGCCCCTTCTCGGTCAACGGGCAGGAGTTCCACCTCACCATGAGCATCGGCATCAGCATGTATCCTTACGACAGCGAGTACGCGGAGACGCTCCTCAAGAACGCCGACATCGCCATGTACCACGCCAAGGCGCAGGGGAGGAACAACTACCAGTTCTATAATCCCGTAATCGATATAAGGGCGCTGGAGCGGATGATCCTCGAGAACAGCCTGCGCCAGACGTTGAAGCGGGGAGAGCTGGCGGTCTACTACCAGCCGCAGGTGGATATCGCGTCGCGCCAGATCGTCTGCGCCGAGGCCCTGGTGCGCTGGAAGCACCCCGAGGCAGGACTGCTCAACCCGATGCAGTTCATCCCCCTTGCCGAGGAGACGGGGTTCATCATCCCCATGGACGAGTGGGTGCTCCGGACCGCCTGCAGCCAGACCAAGGCCTGGCACGAGGCAGGATACCCGCCGATCGTGGTGACGGTCAACCTCTCGGCCCGCCAGTTCCAGCAGCCCAACCTGGTCGAGATGGTCTCCCGGGTGCTCAAGGAGACCGGGTTGAGCCCCGAGTCGCTCGAGCTCGAGATCACCGAGAGCATCGCCATGCAGAACATAGAGCTTACCATCCCCAGCCTTTCCCGGCTGAACGAAATGGGCGTGAGGCTCTCTATCGACGACTTCGGCACGGGCTATTCGTCATTGAGCTACCTCAAGAAGCTTCCGATCCAGAAGATCAAGATCGACAAGTCGTTCATCAGCGGACTCTCGAACGATCCCGATTACAAGGCGATCGTCAACGCAGTGATCGCAATGGGGCGCAAGCTTCGCCTCAACGTGGTTGCCGAAGGGGTCGAGACAGGAGAGCAGCTCTCCTTCCTCCATTCGAGCTTTTGTGATGAAATACAGGGATATCTTTTCAGCAGACCTGTTCCTGCGGAAGAGTTCGAAGAGCTGATGCAGCTGCACCGGTAG
- a CDS encoding GGDEF domain-containing protein, with amino-acid sequence MVYTLKRAINSVVTLYEIMQRTARGVDYRTLNAHILKINELQDINDILYEVSTCLKTILNTELFGFAVKNDDALEVWIDPRAYKGHFIEIIQKDFNCQSVDAFHYFDNKNLLGSRNTDDIISNVHSYKVSDKDYIARLYVLPRKKLLSHHAEIINIIIETVRIVLDNAFTIKKLENAASIDPLTNCFNRRALGGCLDHDIAVAQRYGGDLSVIMFDIDHFKRINDTYGHQAGDGVLRELSRMVLSSIRKSDYLSRYGGEEFVLVLPNTKLRFAAELAERLRLKIQASPVASAEQPIAVTASFGVAALGKAADRNLLLSEADTMLYRAKASGRNTVCFEEKVTADNAA; translated from the coding sequence ATGGTATACACGCTGAAGCGAGCGATCAATAGTGTGGTCACCCTCTACGAGATCATGCAGAGGACGGCGCGGGGTGTCGACTACCGGACCCTTAATGCCCATATCCTGAAGATCAACGAGCTCCAAGATATCAACGATATTTTATATGAAGTCTCGACTTGCCTCAAAACGATCCTGAACACCGAGCTCTTCGGGTTTGCCGTGAAGAACGACGATGCCCTCGAGGTATGGATCGATCCGCGGGCCTATAAAGGCCACTTCATCGAGATCATCCAGAAAGACTTCAACTGTCAATCAGTTGACGCTTTCCACTATTTCGACAACAAAAACCTCCTCGGAAGTCGGAATACTGACGATATTATCAGCAATGTCCACTCGTACAAGGTTTCGGACAAGGATTACATAGCCCGGCTCTATGTACTCCCGAGGAAGAAGCTGCTTTCGCACCATGCGGAGATCATCAACATCATCATCGAGACCGTAAGAATCGTCCTCGACAACGCCTTCACGATCAAGAAGCTCGAGAATGCCGCATCGATAGATCCCCTCACCAACTGCTTCAACCGGCGCGCCCTCGGCGGCTGCCTCGACCACGATATCGCGGTGGCCCAGCGCTACGGCGGCGATCTCTCGGTGATCATGTTCGATATCGACCATTTCAAGAGGATCAACGACACCTACGGACACCAGGCAGGCGATGGGGTACTGCGGGAGCTCTCCCGCATGGTGCTCTCCTCCATACGGAAAAGCGACTATCTCTCCCGGTACGGCGGCGAGGAGTTCGTGCTGGTGCTGCCCAACACCAAGCTCCGGTTCGCCGCCGAGCTGGCCGAGCGGCTCAGGCTCAAGATCCAGGCCAGCCCGGTCGCCTCGGCCGAACAGCCGATTGCGGTTACCGCGAGCTTCGGGGTCGCGGCGCTCGGAAAGGCTGCGGACAGGAACCTCCTCCTGAGCGAGGCCGACACCATGCTCTACCGGGCAAAGGCATCGGGACGGAACACCGTCTGCTTTGAAGAGAAGGTCACTGCGGATAACGCGGCATAG